One window of the Diospyros lotus cultivar Yz01 chromosome 12, ASM1463336v1, whole genome shotgun sequence genome contains the following:
- the LOC127787058 gene encoding transcriptional corepressor LEUNIG_HOMOLOG-like: MAQSNWEADKMLDVYIHDYLLKRKLHTTAKAFMTEGKVATDPVAIDAPGGFLFEWWSVFWDIFIARTNEKHSEAAAAYIETQQMKARDQQQQQLQMQQLQLMQQRNAQLQRRDPNHPPLGGPINAINSEGMMGQPSSASVFAMKFFEERMKHPHSMDSETSPAIIDANRMALLKSATNHQAQLAQGNSGSMSVALQQMQGRSQLTADIKPEVNVGAPQKSLPMDPSSIYGQAIFQSKSGLGGPGLNQGVTGLPLKGWPLTGIEQLRPSLGLQVQKPNLQTQNQFLLPSQQQQAIAQAQAQGNLGNSPNFGFSGLPRGSLNVKDGQPSRNDGSICSPGQSNSPKMKMAQMQQSSSQQQDQLQQQQLQQNNRKRKQHSSSGPANSTGTGNTVGPSPNSPPSTHTPGDGITTASSVQHVNSVPKSMMMYGADGSGGLASSTNQLEDIEHFGDVGSLDDNMDSFLSPDGGDARDLYGTLKQGLTEHKMESSKGFSFGEAGCMRTGNKVTCCHFSSDGKFLASAGHDKKAVIWHMDTLQTENTPEEHQFLITDIRFRPNSTQLATASFDKSVRLWDAANPSYCLHAYTRHTSHVMSLDFHPKKNDLFCFCDSSNEIRYWNTSQWTCARVSKQGGSAQVRFQPVSGHVLAAASDKVVSIFDVETDRQIHTFQGHSGVVNYLCWDLNGDYLASVSEDSVKVWSLASKDCIHELSSTGNQFHSCVFHPSYSALLVIGGLRSFELWNMAENKSMTVPAHGNIISALAQSPATGMVASASHDSSVKLWK, translated from the exons ATGGCGCAGAGTAATTGGGAAGCTGATAAGAT GCTTGACGTTTATATTCATGACTATTtgttgaaaagaaaattacataCTACTGCAAAGGCTTTCATGACAGAAGGGAAAGTTGCCACGGATCCAGTAG CTATTGATGCACCTGGTGGTTTCCTTTTTGAGTGGTGGTCTGTCTTTTGGGATATTTTTATTGCAAGAACAAATGAGAAACATTCTGAAGCAGCAGCAGCTTACATAGAG ACGCAACAAATGAAAGCCAGAGACCAACAACAACAGCAACTGCAAATGCAGCAGCTGCAACTTATGCAACAACGTAATGCTCAGTTGCAACGAAGGGACCCTAATCATCCTCCGCTTGGTGGTCCAATTAATGCTATAAACTCAGAGGGAATGATGGGCCAGCCATCATCAGCCAGTGTATTTgcaatgaaattttttgaagaaCGAATGAAACACCCTCATTCAATGGATTCCGAGACTTCTCCAGCTATCATTGATGCCAATAGGATGGCCCTCCTCAAGTCGGCAACCAATCATCAAGC GCAACTGGCTCAAGGAAATTCTGGGAGTATGTCTGTTGCTTTGCAGCAAATGCAAGGACGATCTCAATTGACAGCA GACATTAAACCAGAAGTTAATGTGGGTGCACCCCAGAAGTCTTTGCCAATGGATCCTTCCTCAATATATGGACAAGCAATTTTCCAATCCAAGTCAGGCCTAGGTGGTCCAG GACTAAATCAAGGTGTCACTGGTCTTCCGCTGAAGGGTTGGCCTCTTACG GGAATTGAACAGTTACGACCAAGTTTAGGCTTACAAGTACAGAAGCCCAATCTGCAGACCCAAAATCAGTTTCTTTTGCCATCACAACAGCAGCAGGCCATAGCACAAGCTCAGGCGCAAGGCAACCTTGGAAATTCACCAAATTTTGGGTTTTCTGGTTTGCCAAGGGGTAGCTTAAATGTTAAAGATGGTCAACCCTCAAGAAATGATGGATCTATATGCTCACCTGGCCAGTCAAATTCGCCAAAG ATGAAGATGGCACAGATGCAGCAGTCTTCTTCTCAACAACAGGATCagttgcagcagcagcagctgcaACAG AATAACCGTAAAAGGAAACAGCATTCTTCTTCTGGACCTGCCAATAGTACTGGGACAGGGAATACAGTGGGTCCATCACCAAACTCTCCACCATCAACTCACACCCCTGGGGATGGAATTACAACAGCAAGTAGCGTGCAGCATGTCAACAGTGTGCCAAAAAGCATGATGATGTATGGTGCAGATGGATCGGGAGGTCTAGCATCATCTACAAATCAGTTG GAAGACATAGAGCATTTTGGAGATGTTGGCTCTCTAGATGATAATATGGATTCGTTTCTGTCACCAGATGGAGGAGATGCAAGAGATCTTTATGGCACCTTAAAACAAGGGCTTACTGAGCATAAAATGGAATCTTCtaagg GCTTTTCTTTTGGGGAAGCTGGCTGTATGAGGACAGGGAATAAAGTTACATGCTGTCATTTTTCTTCAGATGGGAAGTTTCTTGCTAGTGCTGGACATGATAAGAAG GCTGTCATCTGGCACATGGATACACTGCAAACTGAAAACACTCCAGAAGAACACCAATTTTTGATTACAGATATACGGTTTAGACCAAATTCAACTCAGCTGGCAACAGCATCATTTGACAAGTCTGTGCGATTGTGGGATGCAGCTAAT ccaAGTTATTGTTTGCATGCTTATACGAGGCACACTTCACATGTAATGTCCTTAGATTTCCATCCCAAAAAGAATGATTTATTCTGTTTTTGTGATAGTAGCAATGAAATTCGCTACTGGAACACAAGTCAATGGACTTGTGCGCGTGTCTCCAAG CAAGGAGGCAGTGCTCAGGTGAGATTTCAACCAGTAAGTGGACATGTACTGGCAGCAGCATCAGATAAGGTGGTGTCCATCTTTGATGTAGAAACTGATAGGCAAATCCATACATTCCAG GGGCACTCTGGAGTTGTAAACTACTTATGCTGGGATCTTAATGGAGACTATTTAGCATCTGTCAGTGAGGACTCTGTGAAAGTTTGGTCATTGGCCTCAAAGGATTGCATTCACGAGCTTAGCTCCACTGGGAATCAGTTCCACTCTTGTGTTTTTCACCCAAGTTATTCAGCTCTTTTGGTGATTGGTGGATTGCGG TCTTTTGAGCTCTGGAACATGGCTGAGAACAAGAGCATGACTGTTCCAGCACATGGCAACATTATATCTGCTTTAGCTCAGTCACCTGCCACGGGAATGGTGGCCTCTGCAAGTCATGACAGCTCTGTCAAGTTGTGGAAATAA
- the LOC127786749 gene encoding probable serine/threonine-protein kinase PBL26, which produces MSCFACFSSREKKTARKLSSKRGKNAAAAAAAAAAAPATFAPEPAAAPAPTQPREAPPQPLPEEPKKAPAEAESKYEGTREADNNIAAETFTFRELAAATKNFRQECLIGEGGFGRVYQGKLAKTGQVVAVKQLDRNGLQGNREFLVEVLMLSLLHHPNLVNLIGYCADGEQRLLVYEYMPLGSLEDHLLDLPSGQAPLDWCKRMKIAVGAAKGLEYLHDKANPPVIYRDLKSSNILLDNEFNAKLSDFGLAKLGPVGDKSHVSSRVMGTYGYCAPEYQRTGQLTVKSDVYSFGVVLLELITGRRAIDTTRRTEEQNLVSWAEPIFKEPSRYTELADPLLQGDFPVKCLNQAVAISAMCLQEDDSMRPLMSDVVSALSYLGQEVEAGSITPLSDLASPPPPEATDSHQDEVSAMERQRAVAEAIEWGSNSRNEQLRSLDAIGS; this is translated from the exons ATGAGTTGCTTTGCCTGCTTTTCGTCCAGGGAAAAGAAAACCGCCAGGAAGCTTAGTAGCAAGAGGGGGAAAAATGCGGCTGCCGCTGCTGCTGCGGCTGCCGCAGCCCCCGCCACCTTCGCTCCTGAGCCTGCTGCTGCCCCGGCCCCTACACAACCTAGAGAAGCCCCTCCACAGCCACTGCCCG AAGAACCTAAGAAGGCCCCAGCCGAAGCCGAAAGCAAATACGAAGGCACCAGAGAAGCTGATAACAACATTGCAGCAGAAACCTTCACCTTCCGAGAGCTGGCTGCGGCCACAAAGAATTTCAGGCAGGAATGTCTGATCGGCGAAGGCGGTTTCGGCCGAGTTTATCAAGGGAAGCTTGCGAAGACAGGCCAG GTTGTGGCTGTGAAGCAACTCGACCGGAATGGATTGCAAGGGAACAGAGAGTTTCTTGTGGAGGTTCTGATGCTGAGCCTCCTGCACCATCCAAATCTTGTGAATCTTATCGGGTACTGCGCCGATGGCGAGCAAAGACTTCTTGTTTACGAGTATATGCCGCTGGGGTCTTTAGAAGACCATCTTCTTG ATCTTCCGTCGGGTCAAGCACCCTTAGATTGGTGCAAGAGGATGAAAATAGCCGTGGGTGCTGCCAAAGGTCTGGAGTATCTACACGACAAGGCCAACCCACCCGTCATATATCGTGATCTGAAGTCATCCAACATCTTGCTGGACAACGAGTTCAACGCGAAGCTCTCTGATTTTGGGCTGGCGAAGCTAGGTCCTGTCGGGGATAAGTCTCATGTGTCTTCCAGGGTGATGGGAACATACGGCTACTGTGCCCCGGAGTATCAAAGAACCGGCCAACTGACTGTAAAGTCCGATGTATACAGCTTTGGGGTGGTTCTGTTGGAGTTGATCACCGGACGGAGAGCCATTGACACCACAAGGAGAACGGAGGAGCAAAATTTAGTATCTTGG GCGGAACCAATTTTCAAAGAACCAAGCAGGTATACAGAGCTAGCTGATCCACTTCTCCAAGGAGACTTCCCCGTGAAATGCTTGAACCAAGCTGTAGCAATATCTGCAATGTGCCTCCAAGAGGATGACTCGATGCGGCCATTGATGAGCGACGTGGTGAGTGCCCTCAGTTACCTCGGGCAGGAAGTCGAGGCAGGAAGCATCACGCCCCTGTCAGACCTCGCCTCACCACCACCACCAGAAGCGACTGACAGTCACCAGGACGAAGTTAGCGCGATGGAGCGCCAACGAGCAGTTGCAGAAGCCATAGAATGGGGCTCCAACTCAAGGAATGAGCAGCTAAGGTCACTGGATGCAATTGGTTCCTAA
- the LOC127786725 gene encoding E3 ubiquitin-protein ligase PRT1, translating into MEQPDGIDAEQIYDDFLCCICLDLLYKPVALACGHVCCFWCVNRSMSGLHESHCPICRHPYHHFPTICEMLHFLLLKMYPVAYKRRENQILEEEKEIGFFSPELDDLLGAPLANKELDHLDNQAQSFTKSTWDNLSAHPSINRNGDPYANMGQSERAPVVQDNGSCTIELKEKRMPQRNCNGTWNQVSVDDVLCPACKQLLFRPVVLNCGHVFCEACIIPSDETIRCHVCQNMDPSGFLKVVLQLDHLLEEKFPMEHAARKATVQLRQIPFPCDTLSTCSKKACKEKGFLHWLGDHGSKVHIGAGCDYCGMYPIIGDRYKCKDCKEAVGFDLCGDCYNTKSKRPGRFNQRHTPDHRFEIVKSSAIRNILLGLLRGQLEGGGSTPAILSDDTSENPEDQENHDTENGEIVLLAPRVSNDAVEHKDDDDTQPLHDTQH; encoded by the exons ATGGAACAACCAGACGGCATTGATGCGGAGCAAATTTACGATGACTTCCTTTGTTGCATCTGCCT GGATCTTCTCTATAAACCAGTTGCTCTGG CTTGTGGACATGTATGCTGCTTCTGGTGTGTCAATAGATCCATGAGTGGTCTACACGAGTCTCATTGTCCAATTTGTCGGcatccatatcatcattttcccaCTATTTGTGAGATGCTTCACTTCTTGCTATTGAAGATGTATCCAGTTGCGTACAAGAGAAGGGAAAATCAAATCCTGG AAGAGGAAAAGGAGATTGGCTTCTTCTCACCAGAGTTGGATGATCTTCTTGGTGCACCACTTGCTAACAAAGAATTGGATCATCTGGACAATCAGGCACAATCATTCACCAAAAGTACTTGGGACAATTTGTCTGCACATCCTTCTATTAATAGGAACGGTGATCCTTATGCAAATATGGGGCAGTCAGAACGTGCCCCAGTTGTTCAAGATAATGGATCATGTACAATTGAACTTAAAGAAAAGAGAATGCCACAGAGAAATTGCAATGGGACTTGGAATCAAGTTTCTGTTGATGATGTACTGTGTCCTGCTTGCAAGCAACTGCTTTTTAGGCCTGTGGTTCTTAATTGTGGACATG TATTTTGTGAAGCTTGCATCATCCCATCAGACGAGACAATTAGATGTCATGTTTGTCAAAACATGGATCCAAGTGGTTTTCTAAAAGTTGTTCTGCAACTTGATCATTTACTAGAGGAAAAGTTTCCAATGGAACATGCAGCAAGGAAAGCCACAGTTCAGCTCAGGCAAATACCGTTCCCATGTGATACTCTGTCTACAT GTTCTAAAAAAGCTTGTAAAGAAAAAGGTTTTTTACATTGGTTGGGCGATCATGGCTCAAAGGTTCATATTGGAGCTGGTTGTGATTATTGTGGG ATGTATCCGATAATTGGGGATAGGTACAAATGCAAGGATTGCAAGGAAGCAGTAGGCTTTGACCTTTGTGGAGATTGTTACAATACTAAGTCAAAGCGTCCAGGTCGGTTTAATCAACGGCATACGCCAGACCACAGGTTTGAGATTGTGAAGTCAAGTGCTATACGCAATATATTGTTGGGACTGCTGAGGGGACAACTAGAAGGAGGTGGATCTACCCCTGCAATTCTCTCTGATGATACTTCCGAAAATCCAGAAGATCAAGAAAACCACGATACTGAGAATGGTGAAATTGTTTTACTGGCTCCTCGAGTTT
- the LOC127787724 gene encoding thiamine-repressible mitochondrial transport protein THI74: MNSQIWRWILGLIYIVAVASIWIAASYVVQSVVDAGVSPFLITYICNSLFVVYIPLVEIGRYLEDAYGSVFFWRDRKDSSLQELGESEQVVLLQQSHTGSQADSSHPELEVRVEQEDMVHRGESVTFVIVPETDGGQSKESITELDHKGRWTRTRMAKVSLLICPFWFLAQLTFNLSLKYTTVTSNTILSSASSLFTFLVSLAFLGEKFTWVKLFSVLLCMGGTIIVSLGDSGAGLSAIASNPLLGDILAILSAALYAVYITLIRKKLPDDDNGKSGRASMAQFLGFLGLFNLLIFLPVALFLNFTKLEPLSTLTWKQISLIVGKGLLDNVLSDYLWAKAVLLTTTTVATAGLTIQVPLAAVVDSLTGNAPNSMDYVGAAAVMVGFAGINIPSDVFSRSKEAAVPQLQNGAACPADQGHL; this comes from the exons ATGAATAGTCAAATTTGGAGATGGATTTTAGGTTTGATTTATATAGTGGCTGTTGCATCCATCTGGATTGCTGCTAGTTACGTGGTTCAATCAGTTGTAGATGCTGGCGTTTCTCCGTTTCTGATTACATATATCTGCAATTCCTTGTTTGTGGTTTACATTCCGCTAGTCGAAATTGGCCGGTATTTGGAGGATGCATATGGAAGTGTATTCTTTTGGCGAGATAGAAAAGACAGTAGTTTGCAAGAATTAGGAGAGTCAGAACAGGTAGTGCTTCTTCAGCAGAGTCATACAGGTTCTCAAGCTGATAGTTCACATCCAGAGCTAGAAGTGCGGGTCGAGCAAGAAGACATGGTCCATCGAGGAGAAAGTGTGACTTTTGTGATTGTGCCAGAAACCGATGGCGGCCAATCTAAAGAATCTATTACGGAATTGGACCATAAAGGGCGCTGGACTCGAACCAGGATGGCCAAGGTCAGCCTTTTGATATGTCCGTTTTGGTTTCTGGCACAACTCACTTTCAATCTCTCCTTGAAGTACACTACAGTTACG TCAAATACCATATTAAGCAGTGCTTCAAGCCTTTTCACCTTTTTGGTGTCTCTTGCATTCCTGGGGGAGAAGTTCACTTGGGTTAAGCTGTTTAGTGTTCTTCTTTGCATGGGAGGAACAATAATTGTCAGCTTGGGCGACTCTGGAGCTGGATTGAGTGCAATTGCTTCAAACCCTTTGCTTGGAGACATTCTTGCTATTTTGTCAGCTGCCCTATATGCTGTGTACATAACCCTTATCCGAAAAAAGTTACCTGATGATGATAATGGGAAAAGTGGTCGTGCCAGTATGGCACAGTTTCTTGGCTTTTTGGGTTTATTCAATCTCTTGATTTTCCTACCTGTTGCCCTCTTTCTTAATTTTACCAAGCTTGAGCCTCTGAGTACGCTTACATGGAAGCAGATCAGTTTAATTGTTGGTAAAG GTTTGTTGGACAACGTGCTAAGCGACTACTTATGGGCAAAGGCTGTTCTTCTAACCACCACAACGGTGGCCACAGCCGGGCTGACGATACAGGTACCTCTAGCGGCTGTTGTTGATTCACTGACAGGCAATGCCCCCAATTCCATGGACTACGTTGGAGCCGCGGCAGTGATGGTTGGTTTTGCGGGCATTAACATCCCTTCTGATGTGTTCTCAAGATCAAAAGAAGCCGCCGTTCCGCAGCTACAGAATGGAGCTGCCTGTCCGGCTGATCAAGGTCACCTGTAA